A single Streptomyces mirabilis DNA region contains:
- a CDS encoding V-type ATP synthase subunit F: MTGGTVAAIGARTSVCGLALAGVDVLVADDPDAVRHAWRTLPGTVGLVILTAEAAEALGAEAMAPGPSRPLTVVMPS, from the coding sequence ATGACGGGGGGCACCGTGGCCGCCATCGGGGCACGGACCAGCGTGTGCGGTCTGGCCCTGGCAGGGGTGGACGTGCTTGTCGCGGACGATCCGGACGCCGTCCGCCACGCCTGGCGGACGCTCCCGGGCACGGTCGGCCTCGTGATCCTCACAGCCGAGGCCGCCGAAGCGCTGGGGGCCGAGGCAATGGCGCCCGGCCCTTCCCGGCCGCTGACCGTCGTGATGCCCTCATGA